A genomic segment from Pollutimonas thiosulfatoxidans encodes:
- a CDS encoding DMT family transporter produces MKPATMQLILIGIMAIWGLNISAIKVLTDYFDPLLIAVIRMIMAAVVINIAVVWTRRPMPLLDITSGQWLRLTLCAVLMVYANQIMFTTGMQTASATNSSIVLALSPLVASLLAALIFRETLTGVRVLGIALGFGGVFAVVFSGQGAALSGPTWGDVLIFAAMLSFVGGGLLIQDLARQFNALTISCIIYTIGAVFLCVHVSFSSVPLDLAVLAAPGVWPWLLMIFSGVMATAVCNVIWNRAIAELGVARTSVFQYWIPVFGVGFAMLLLGEPFSWWHLVGLVGILLGTYLGTRRPRVR; encoded by the coding sequence ATGAAACCCGCAACAATGCAGTTGATTCTGATCGGCATCATGGCCATCTGGGGCTTGAACATCTCCGCCATCAAGGTGCTGACGGATTACTTCGACCCCCTGCTTATCGCCGTCATTCGCATGATCATGGCGGCTGTGGTTATCAACATCGCCGTCGTCTGGACGCGCCGTCCCATGCCGCTGTTGGACATTACATCGGGCCAGTGGCTGCGCCTGACCTTATGCGCCGTGCTGATGGTTTACGCCAACCAGATCATGTTCACGACCGGCATGCAGACCGCCAGCGCCACGAACTCGTCGATTGTCCTGGCACTTAGCCCCTTGGTGGCCTCGCTGCTGGCCGCCTTGATTTTCCGGGAAACGCTGACCGGCGTGCGCGTGTTGGGCATCGCGCTGGGCTTTGGCGGCGTGTTTGCCGTGGTCTTCAGCGGCCAGGGGGCGGCGCTATCTGGCCCCACCTGGGGCGATGTCTTGATCTTTGCCGCCATGCTCAGCTTCGTGGGCGGCGGCCTGTTAATCCAGGATCTGGCACGGCAGTTCAATGCCCTGACCATCAGTTGCATCATCTACACCATAGGCGCTGTCTTCCTGTGCGTGCACGTTTCCTTCAGCAGCGTCCCCCTTGATCTGGCGGTACTGGCCGCGCCTGGCGTGTGGCCCTGGTTGCTGATGATCTTCTCGGGTGTGATGGCTACCGCTGTTTGCAACGTGATCTGGAATCGCGCCATCGCCGAACTCGGCGTGGCACGCACGTCCGTGTTCCAGTACTGGATACCCGTGTTTGGCGTGGGCTTTGCCATGCTGTTGTTGGGCGAACCGTTCTCGTGGTGGCAT
- the mdeB gene encoding alpha-ketoglutarate dehydrogenase, with protein MSSPIPTNMLLPNAVDIDPEETAEWHEAFQSLVEAHGPQRAAFMLDELARLAASQSVRWRPTLGTPYVNTIPAAQQAAFPGDLAMEEKLGALMRWNALAMVVRANAAYGELGGHIASYASAADLFEVGFNHFFHARSEQHGGDLVFLQPHSAPGVYARAYLEGRLTEQDLSFYRQELTAPQHGARGLSSYPHPYLMPDFWQFPTGSMGIGPISSIYQARFMHYLTDRGLLNCTGRKVWGIFGDGEMDEPESMSALTLAARERLDNLVWVVNCNLQRLDGPVRGNSRVIDELERLFQGAGWNVIKVLWGSDWDGLFARDHSGALMRALSNTVDGQMQTFAAKDGRYNREHFFGQTPELAQLVEGMSDEQIDALRRGGHDLVKIHAAYAAAATHTGTPTVILAHTKKGYGMGSAGQGRMTTHSHKKFEDTDLLGFRDRFKLPLTDEQTLGLSFYKPTPDSPELQYLRKRREALGGPMPVRHTAAPVLDLPAIDNYAGFAAKEAGREMSTTMAFVRMLGGLLRDAQLGPRIVPIVADEARTFGMANLFKQVGIYSSVGQRYEPEDIGSILSYREAIDGQILEEGISEAGAISSWVAAATSYSVHGIAMLPFYIYYSMFGFQRVGDLIWAAADQRPRGFLIGATSGRTTLAGEGLQHQDGSSHLMASTIPNCKSYDPAFAGELAVIVDRGMREMVTEQRDVFYYITITNENYAQRPLPDGAAEAVLRGAYLFERVEADAAALAGGAAPQRVVLLGSGAIFTEVLQAAKQLAARGIASDVYSVTSWTELARDGQGHQQAYITGLLEGSPAPIVAATDYVRLLPESIRAYLPPGRRYVTLGTDGFGRSDTRAALRKFFQVDANAIEQAALRSLA; from the coding sequence GAGTTCTCCCATCCCTACCAACATGTTGCTGCCCAACGCCGTTGATATCGATCCCGAAGAGACAGCGGAGTGGCATGAGGCTTTCCAGTCTTTGGTCGAAGCCCATGGCCCGCAGCGCGCCGCCTTCATGCTGGACGAGCTGGCTCGGCTGGCTGCCAGCCAGAGCGTGCGCTGGCGGCCCACGCTGGGCACGCCCTATGTCAACACCATACCGGCGGCGCAACAAGCAGCCTTCCCGGGCGACCTGGCCATGGAAGAGAAGCTGGGTGCATTGATGCGCTGGAACGCGCTGGCCATGGTGGTGCGCGCCAACGCCGCGTACGGAGAGCTGGGCGGCCATATTGCCAGCTATGCCAGCGCTGCGGATCTGTTCGAGGTTGGCTTCAACCATTTCTTCCATGCCAGGTCCGAACAGCATGGCGGCGACCTGGTCTTCTTGCAGCCGCATAGCGCACCGGGCGTTTATGCCCGCGCTTACCTGGAAGGACGGCTGACCGAGCAAGACCTGTCCTTTTATCGGCAAGAGCTTACTGCTCCGCAACATGGGGCGCGCGGGCTATCCAGCTACCCCCATCCTTACCTGATGCCGGACTTCTGGCAGTTTCCCACTGGCTCTATGGGCATAGGCCCCATCAGCTCCATCTATCAGGCGCGCTTCATGCACTACCTGACCGACAGAGGCCTGCTGAACTGCACCGGGCGCAAGGTATGGGGCATATTTGGTGACGGCGAAATGGACGAGCCCGAATCCATGAGCGCTTTGACGCTAGCCGCACGCGAGCGTCTGGACAATCTGGTCTGGGTCGTCAACTGCAACTTGCAAAGACTGGACGGCCCGGTGCGCGGCAACAGCCGGGTCATCGACGAGCTGGAGCGGTTGTTCCAGGGCGCTGGGTGGAACGTCATCAAAGTGCTGTGGGGCAGCGACTGGGACGGCCTGTTCGCACGCGATCACAGTGGCGCCCTGATGCGTGCCTTGTCCAACACGGTGGACGGCCAGATGCAAACCTTTGCCGCCAAAGACGGCCGCTATAACCGCGAACATTTTTTTGGGCAGACGCCCGAGCTGGCGCAGCTGGTTGAAGGCATGAGCGACGAGCAGATCGACGCCTTGCGTCGGGGTGGCCATGACCTGGTCAAGATCCATGCCGCCTATGCGGCGGCCGCCACGCATACCGGCACGCCTACGGTGATACTGGCGCATACCAAGAAGGGCTACGGCATGGGCAGCGCCGGCCAGGGCCGCATGACGACTCACTCGCACAAGAAGTTCGAAGACACCGATTTGCTTGGCTTCCGCGATCGCTTCAAGCTGCCTTTGACCGACGAACAGACGCTGGGCTTAAGCTTTTACAAGCCGACGCCAGACAGCCCCGAACTGCAGTACCTGCGCAAGCGGCGGGAGGCCCTGGGCGGGCCCATGCCCGTACGCCACACGGCTGCTCCCGTGCTGGACCTGCCGGCCATCGACAACTATGCCGGCTTTGCTGCCAAGGAGGCCGGCCGCGAGATGTCCACCACCATGGCCTTCGTGCGCATGCTGGGCGGTCTGCTGCGCGATGCACAGTTGGGGCCACGCATCGTACCCATCGTGGCGGACGAAGCGCGCACCTTTGGCATGGCCAATCTGTTCAAGCAAGTGGGCATTTATTCCAGCGTCGGCCAGCGCTACGAACCCGAAGACATTGGGTCCATCCTTAGCTATCGCGAAGCCATCGATGGCCAGATTTTGGAAGAAGGAATCAGCGAAGCGGGCGCGATCTCCAGCTGGGTGGCCGCAGCCACCAGCTACAGCGTGCACGGCATCGCCATGCTGCCCTTCTATATCTATTACTCCATGTTTGGCTTCCAGCGCGTGGGCGACCTGATCTGGGCCGCCGCCGATCAACGCCCACGCGGCTTCCTAATCGGCGCAACGTCCGGCCGCACAACCTTGGCCGGGGAAGGCCTGCAGCACCAGGACGGCAGCAGCCACCTGATGGCAAGCACCATCCCCAACTGCAAATCGTATGACCCCGCCTTTGCCGGCGAGCTGGCCGTTATTGTTGATCGCGGCATGCGCGAAATGGTTACCGAGCAGCGGGATGTTTTCTACTACATCACCATCACCAACGAAAACTATGCACAGCGGCCCTTGCCGGACGGAGCGGCAGAGGCTGTGCTGCGCGGGGCCTATCTGTTCGAGCGCGTCGAAGCTGATGCGGCCGCCTTGGCAGGGGGCGCCGCGCCGCAGCGGGTCGTGCTGCTGGGCTCGGGCGCCATCTTCACCGAAGTGCTGCAGGCGGCAAAGCAGTTGGCCGCGCGCGGCATCGCCAGCGACGTGTACAGCGTGACCAGTTGGACAGAGTTGGCACGAGACGGCCAGGGCCACCAGCAGGCTTACATTACCGGCCTGCTGGAAGGCTCCCCAGCACCCATAGTTGCGGCCACCGACTACGTGCGCCTGCTGCCCGAATCCATACGGGCCTATCTGCCGCCAGGGCGCCGGTATGTCACCCTGGGCACCGACGGCTTTGGTCGCAGCGACACCCGCGCTGCACTACGGAAATTCTTTCAGGTTGATGCCAATGCCATCGAGCAGGCGGCCCTGCGCTCATTGGCATAG